The genomic window ctaccaaagtactgggattacaagcatgacccactgtgcctggcgattgggaggcttttgcagtaacccagagcgctatgatgagggctggacctggttggaaatgatgagaaaggtgagaggtggttaggtctggcatatagtttgaaaggagagtttaaaTGGGTTAGATGACAAGAGAGAGACGTGGCTCTGAAGGCATAGTagcccttgccctgctgggcCGGACGAGACAGGCAGCCTAGGGCTACTACAGCACCCTGCGGGCAGCTCAGGACCTGGGCCAGCGGAGGAACCAGGCAGTGGTGCTGGCCAACTTCGGGACCCTGTGCCTGCACGCGGGTGCCAGCAGCATGGCCCAGCACTACCTCCTGGAGGCCGTGCGGCTGTTATCGAGGCTGCCCTGCAGGGAGTGTGGCCGGGACTTCACCACGTGCTCCTGCAGCTGGGCCACCTCTGCACCCACCAGGGTCCGgcccagcagggcaagggctACTATGAGTGGGCCCTTCTGGTCACTGTGGGGATGGGCCATGTGGAGAGTGAGTGCCCCGGTTCCTCCTGTGCGCCTTCTGGGGCCACTCGGGTCAGGGCACACCTGGGGTTTGTGATTCAGAAACAAGGGGTGGTTTTTCCACCATTGAAAGTGCTGAGTCATGGCCAGCAGCAGATGCTGGCAAGCGCCCTGGAGACAGGCGGTTCCCACACAGGGCCAGGCCCTCTGCCCTACTggggcagccagctcttcccagttTGTCCAGGGACCATGCTGCCTTGAGCACAGAAAGTCCTGCGTGCTGGGAATCCCTAGCCATAACCCTGGGATCAAGGCAGGCTCTGCTGAGTTGGGACTTGGGGCCCCTCCATGAGCCAGGCCCTGAACGCCGGTTCTTGTGCCCGTGTTATCTGCTTGGTATGTTGGCAGCctgcgcacctgtcatcccacttcacagaggaCACGGGGCGGGTGATTGCCCAAAGCCGCAGAGCAGTTCATGCAAAAGCAGCTCTTGTGCAGTGTGTGTCAGGCCCCACCCACAAATGGGGCTTGTGGGGTCCTTGGGTGGCAGGGACTAAGCGTGGGAATGTGAGCTTTaggccagagaagccacaaaagggTGAGTGGCATGATGGCGGGGCAGCACTTGGCCCCGGGTTAGGGAAGCCTCTTTAGTCTGGGAccagagggttgagaggatttagtcaagtaataggtggtgggggaggggctggtggtGTAGCCTGTGTGAAGGACCAGGGATAAGCCAGTGGGGgtgagtggtggtgagtgagtgggggtgagtgagcggaggtgtgatgggggtgaATGAGAGGGAGTGTGAgtggggatgagtggggtgtgagcaggggtgagcgagtgggggtgagtgagcggggatgAAGAGGGTGTGAGCGgcggtgagtgagtgggggtgattgagtgggggtgagtgagtggggtgagtgggggtgagtgaacgggagtgtgagcggggatgagtgagtggtggtgagtgagcggaggtgtgatgggggtgagtgagcaggagtgtgagcggggatgagtggggtgtggtggtgagtgagtgggggtgagtgagcgggagtgtgagtggagatgagtgagtgggggtgagtgagcggaggtgtgatggggtgagtgagtgggagtgtgagcggggatgactgagtgggggtgagtgagcggaggtgtgattGGGGTGAGTGAGCGGAAGTGTGAGCGGGGATAAGTGGGGTGTGAgcgggggtgagtgagcagggcttatgcagggaggtgcagagttAGGAGTGGGTGAGTTGGGTGCTGGATGGtgagaagctcttctggagagctaagcagggcctggggcctcaggctgtggcttggccttttccccaagagcactggggagccatggagtgcTATCGAACAGTCACTGCAGACTGAGCAGTGAACGGACAGTCGGTGGGCAGGGCTGTCCGAAATCTAGGCCGCAGaggatagatgaggaagttgagtccaGGGAAATGGCCGAGACAAGGGATCCTGTTGTGGGTCCCCTCTGCCTTGCAGCGCTTTGTCATGGCATAGTGAGACCACTCAGAGGtgcctcctgtggcctggaccagagccccaggggctgtggccaaatctgcccatttcccagcacaggcctggcacccacTCCTGGCCCTAGGAGGGATGAGACTTTGGGAAAGACCGTGTGAAGGGGCCCCGGTCCCACACATCTGCCCAAGGAGGGGTGGGGGGttcagacccaggcttcttccccaggggcatTCTCTCACGGGAAGGAGACCCTCCAGGAATCCAGCGCCCCagcccccactgcagcctcccgtggctcctggcacaatagcctgtggcacctcctcctacGAGGCGGTCCCCGggggtgctgggggattcagacttggaaatgcaggccagggaacggggatcatgcttccctgtctccccaccctgCGCTGAACGGTCGAGGAGACCGAGGACGGGGCTGATACCCCACATGCTTACTTGGGGTCATTTTTGAGTCACTTTCGGTAGTTTGTGTCCTTCTAGGAGTTGGCTGTTGTGTCTAGATGGTCTGATTTGTTGGTCTACAATTGTTcgtagtgttttcatggaatccttttatttctgtcaggtcagcaataatgtttcctctttctgattttagaaacttgggtttttaatttcttatttatttctttttattagagatggggtctcatcatgttcccccatgctggtcttgaatgctggcctcagcaatccttccacctcagcctcacaaagcgctgggatgacaggcgtgagccatggggctcagtctctgattttagtcatttgtgtccatctttcttttcttggtcagtctggtgaaagatttgtcaattttgttattattttcaaaaaacccacttttggttctgttgattatctctcttgtttttccattctctgtatttttacttcccatttccactctcatgtttattattttcttccttttattcgctttgggtttagttcattctttttctagtttctaaagGTGGAAGGTTAGgattttgatttgagatttttcttcttactttgaatgtagacatttaccgttataaatttccctttcagcactgccttagctgcatcttggaatttttgatacactgctatttttttttttttttaagatggagttttgctctattgcccagggtggggtgcagtggtgcaatcttggctcgctgcaacttctacccaggttcaagccattctcatgcctcagcctcccgagtagctgggattacagacatgcaccaccccacccagctaatttttatattttatttttttatagagacgggatttcaccatgtttcccaggctgatctcaaactcctggactcaagcgatcctcccgcctcggcctcccacagtgcggggatgacaggcgtgagccaccgcgctggcccgggctgttcatttgtttgcattcttctcaaattagttttcggtttccctgatggtctctttgactcactggttgtttaggagtgtgtaatttccacatatttttgaatttcccacATTTCCTTCACTGTTGATTTCCAGTTTCGTGCCAGTACAGCTGAAGAACACCTCTGCTTCGGTCTCAGTCCTTCTCCCTTCACTGAGGCTCGTTttgtggcctggcacatggtctgtCATGGGAAATGTCCCCTGGGTGCTCGAGAGGACTGTGTATTCAGCTGTCGTTGGGTGGCGTGTGTAACAGATGTCCATTCGGCGTACCTGGTTTCCTGTGTTAATCTCCGGAATGTTTCTGGCACTAGAAAATCAGAAACTTTCCACCGTTCCCAGCGCCCTGGATTTGGGAGAGACCAGTGAGCCTGTGGCTTGGGAGCTTGGTTGCATGAGAGAAGCATGTGTGGGAATGCCAGGGGCCGGCTTTGAACCCCATTCCCCCAATATGATGCCGTGTGTGGCGGACATGACACTTGGCTTTGCTCTCTCAGGGTTCCATCTGCGACAGGGTCTACTTGTGCCCCTGGCCTCATCAGCTCAGGCTGAAGGCAGCCCTGGTCCTGGGCAGAGGGgctttgtgaagcagaaatagatggcCTGGTGCAGGCACCGAGCCTGGTCAGGACCTCGGCCCTGGGAGTTGTAAAGAAGGCCGGCCTCTACCGTGAGCCTCTGCACCAAGGTGTGCCCATGTCACGGTGTGCTTGGCGTCTGCCCTGGCACGGGTGCATGGCCTGTCTGCGCTCAGTCTCCCCGCCTATGGGGCCCAGGTTCACGGAGGTGTGAAAGAGGCAAGCACAGCGCAGGGGCCTCCGAGCCCAGCCAGCCTCGCTTCAATGCTGGGAGACTAAcgtcttccattttgtcttctgcccaggccaGCTGCGGACTGTCCAGTGGCTGTGCTACTTCTACAGCACCGTCATGCCCAGCGAGGCCCAGTGTGTCATCTACCATGagctccagctctccctggccCGCAAGGTGGCCGACAAGGTGCTGGAGGGGCAGCTCCTGGAGACCATCAGTCAACTCTACCTGTCCTGGGCAACAAGCGGTAAGGGCTGGCTTTGcagtggtggggtgggggcaggcagggcagggaggggggcaCAAGAAAGCTGGCCCAGGACCCCAGCAGCCCCTCTCCTTTTGATCATTTGGTTCCTTGGCATCAGATGCTTTGAGCTGGTGGGCCTGGGGTcgtcccagggctgctgctggcccgtgagtcccagcttgagcctcccttgttgggtcaaaggtcatctccaccccagcagaggcagtacGTGCACTCTGGGCTGTTCTTCCTACTATGGTGGCTTTTGTCATCTGACCTCTGCCTGCCCCGAAtcttcactcctggccttcatctgtccccttaaatgtgaccacagcagccacctgtggcttctctcccacagaagacagagccagttgtgtcacctgcttccctggggcAGGGTTTCAAGGTCTCACGTCCCATATGTGGCCTACTCGGCTTCCCCCAAGCATCCTGACCTGGTGGGgtaaccatggccctggccaccccacccacagggccCAGTGACATTGCCGCAGTCACACCCCATCAAGTGTCGGACttactgagagagcagggaaggagccagatTCCATGAGGACCCGGGAGACtggctccagtcttggcctcaggttcacagaaggaaaatgggccagtgtgctagagccatgcttctcaaagtgtagtccctggaCCAGTAGAGCAGCTTCCATGTCACATAGGAGCTTGTGGcaagtgggagttctagggcctgccccaggcctgtggagctggaagctctgggggcagggccagcaagctATACAGACAGGCCTCCGGGTGACTGTGATGCCTGCACACCTTGAGAACCATCCACCGAGATAGCCTCTGAACACTAACGGCACCTGGTGCGTCTGGAGAAGACAAAGGccatgtctgggaggcaggggagatggactagcacactcctcctgccacagggcagcatgatgctcgattccctcagaaggatgtccttcatcttttccacgccgtgtgtgttcaccctggccctcccagcagcctgggaagggcagaacactgcacacacaaGAGGGCCGTTCCCAGTCTGCAcattccagattcatctgtcaccagacccacgggaggaggcagactggttccaggaggatgagAACCCTTGTTCTGACACCTGTTTCTGATTCCAGGGCCTGCAGATCTGCTCTGGACTACACCAAACGAAGTCTGGGGATTTTCATTGACctccagaagaaagagaaggaggcgcatgcctggctgcaagcagggaagatctattaCATCCTGCGGCAGAGCGAGCTGGTGGACCTGTACATCCAGGTGAGTGGCAAGGGATGCAGGAGGACCCCTGTGCTGTTCACtttctgtccatccacccatccattcatccttccatcatctctttacctgttcatccttccatccatccatccatctgtccatccatccatccatcattcatccatccttttatcatccatctattcacccatctatccatccattcacctgtccatccacccatccattcatccttccatcatctatctctttacctgctcatccttccatccatccatccatcatccatccatccatccattcttccatcatcttcccatacacctg from Macaca mulatta isolate MMU2019108-1 chromosome 8, T2T-MMU8v2.0, whole genome shotgun sequence includes these protein-coding regions:
- the LOC114669780 gene encoding SH3 domain and tetratricopeptide repeat-containing protein 1-like → MFLALENQKLSTVPSALDLGETSQLRTVQWLCYFYSTVMPSEAQCVIYHELQLSLARKVADKVLEGQLLETISQLYLSWATSDALSWWAWGRPRAAAGPACRSALDYTKRSLGIFIDLQKKEKEAHAWLQAGKIYYILRQSELVDLYIQVAQNVVLYTGDPSLGLQLFEAAGDIFFNGAWEREKAVSFYRDRVLALALALAVTTGNCKAELQLQLCKKLVALLATLEKPQDGLEFAYMALALSITLGDRLNEHVAYHRLAVLHHQLGQGKLAEQFYLKAL